Proteins from a single region of Catharus ustulatus isolate bCatUst1 chromosome 22, bCatUst1.pri.v2, whole genome shotgun sequence:
- the SCARF1 gene encoding scavenger receptor class F member 1, with translation MESARPILCLQLWLWVQSSAQELDPEGSNVCRFPTGPECCPGWKQDGNACTVAVCEGEDACREGEVCVKPGLCRCRPGFFGADCGSRCPEQYWGHDCKRSCPCHPNGRCDPVSGHCTCDPNHWGGLCQFPCQCGPHGRCDPLTGACHCEPGWWSPSCRKQCSCSPSTSHCDPLSGLCRCVPGWWGRRCSFKCSCNVSPCAQETGKCECLAGYWGPACQWRCDCGHGSCSPATGHCTCQPGYQGRSCRDPCPAGKYGSQCVHSCGSCKRSQPCSPVDGFCLACQPGWNGTLCKDPCAPGFHGEGCLQPCPHCRHGEPCDPQTGFCLRCDPGWTGPSCNSSCPVGTFGDGCQFLCPECVSGSCDPITGVCICQAGYWGDSCNDTCPEGYFGVNCSSPCQCSWGTCDPVQGGCVLSSKDHGALAAAVLVPLLLLLLCVTCCCCGAGSADARDRAAVPDDDVVARMKHHVQGVLANLSALVPCFNLGASKLPKVTVSHHDMEIPYNPSFIEPPSSAWVSDSSFSSFDTDNEGPEYSVPPREGIPLLGGAELQDGASCPGQALPDPSAFDSEDVSQPFAIPRTSSIAKAKRPSVSFAEGTKFGAAETPSPSRKPKAPWGPSRLTPPPGDAAAEPPGERPASDCYENPEPLSKGDESHRPSPRATPGGRRRVVSSTRHVAQRVEALEAAAKSGSWEAKGKEPDVTTIYMVVGTAGEEPRAEGTGEGPVQAVLKRLGSLQKGKWAAKEEPKVRRSMEAIQKPPRRALAQRRDSENSCKQRESVPGAPAEPAPGKQQHPAAKRLSLLLASLSSKNTGAQDAASETLGATEKGKSPELAGSLERKGRAAAEEEPKYENVASSGADSPSGPGKELLTTPPAT, from the exons ATGGAGAGTGCCCGGCCcatcctctgcctgcagctgtggctgtgggtgcagagctctgcccaggaGCTCGACCCTGAGGGCAGCAATGTCTGCAG GTTCCCGACCGGCCCCGAGTGCTGTCCCGGCTGGAAGCAGGACGGGAATGCGTGCACGGTCG CCGTGTGCGAGGGGGAGGACGCCTGCAGGGAGGGCGAGGTGTGCGTGAAGCCCGGGCTGTGCCGCTGCAGACCCGGCTTCTTCGGAGCAGACTGCGGCTCCC gctgcccagagcagtaCTGGGGCCACGACTGCAAGCGGAGCTGCCCGTGCCACCCCAATGGGCGCTGCGACCCCGTGAGCGGCCACTGCACCTGCGACCCCAACCACTGGGGAGGGCTGTGCCAGTTCCCCTGCCAGTGCGGCCCCCACGGCCGCTGCGACCCCCTGACCGGCGCCTGCCACTGCGAGCCGGGCTGGTGgtcccccagctgcaggaaacaGTGCTCGTGCAGCCCCTCCACCTCTCACTGCGACCCCCTGAGCGGGCTGTGCCGCTGCGTGCCCGGCTGGTGGGGCAGGAGGTGCAGCTTCAAGTGCTCCTGCAATGTCTCGCCCTGCGCGCAGGAGACGGGCAAGTGCGAGTGCCTGGCTGGCTACTGGGGACCGGCGTGCCAGTGGCGCTGCGACTGCGGGCACGGCTCCTGCAGCCCCGCCACTGGCCACTGCACCTGCCAGCCTGGCtaccagggcaggagctgccggGACCCCTGTCCGGCAGGGAAATACGGATCTCAGTGCGTGCACAG ctgtgggagctgcaagcgcagccagccctgctcccctgtgGATGGTTTCTGCCTGGCCTGCCAGCCCGGCTGGAACGGGACCCTCTGCaaggatccctgtgctcctggattCCATGGCGAGGGCTGCCTGCAGCCGTGTCCCCACTGCCGGCACGGGGAGCCCTGCGACCCCCAGACCGGGTTCTGCCTGCGCTGTGATCCCGGCTGGACGGGTCCCAG CTGCAACAGCTCCTGCCCCGTGGGCACCTTTGGTGATGGCTGCCAGTTCCTCTGCCCCGAGTGTGTTTCAGGGAGCTGTGACCCCATAACAGGAGTTTGCATCTGCCAGGCAGGCTACTGGGGAGACAG CTGCAATGACACCTGTCCCGAGGGGTATTTTGGAGTGAATTGTTCCTCACCCTGCCAGTGCTCCTGGGGGACCTGCGACCCTGTGCAGGGTGGCTGTGTGCTGA GTTCGAAGGACCACGGAGCCCTTGCAGCCGCCGTCCTcgtccctctcctgctgctgctgctctgtgtcacctgctgctgctgtggtgctggctCAGCAGATGCCAGAGACAg ggcgGCTGTGCCTGACGATGATGTGGTGGCCAGGATGAAGCACCACGTGCAAGGGGTGCTGGCCAACCTCAGTGCTCTCGTGCCCTGTTTCAACCTGGGTGCCTCAAAACTTCCCAAAGTCACAG TTTCCCATCACGACATGGAAATCCCCTACAACCCCAGCTTCATCGAGCCACCATCCTCTGCGTGGGTCTCAgacagctccttctcctccttcgACACCGACAACGAGGGACCCGAGTACTCCGTCCCTCCTAGAGAAG GCATCCCGCTGCTGGgcggggctgagctgcaggatggagcATCCTGCCCCGGCCAGGCGCTCCCGGACCCGTCCGCCTTCGACTCCGAGGATGTCTCGCAGCCCTTCGCCATCCCCCGCACGTCCAGCATCGCCAAGGCCAAGCGACCCTCTGTGTCCTTCGCCGAGGGGACAAAATTCGGGGCGGCCGAGacgcccagccccagcaggaagCCCAAGGCGCCGTGGGGCCCGTCCAGGCTGACCCCACCGCCGGGGGATGCGGCGGCCGAGCCCCCCGGAGAGCGCCCGGCCAGCGATTGCTACGAGAACCCCGAGCCCCTCAGCAAGGGGGACGAAAGCCACCGGCCATCCCCTCGGGCCACCCCGGGGGGCCGGCGCAGGGTGGTGTCCAGCACCAGGCATGTGGCGCAGAGAGTGGAGGCGCTGGAAGCGGCTGCGAAATCCGGCAGCTGGGAGGCGAAGGGGAAAGAACCCGATGTCACAACCATCTACATGGTGGTGGGAACGGCCGGGGAGGAGCCCAGGGCGGAGGGGACTGGCGAGGGACCggtccaggctgtgctgaagcGTCTGGGCAGCTTGCAGAAGGGCAAGTGGGCTGCCAAGGAGGAGCCCAAGGTGAGGAGGAGCATGGAGGCCATCCAGAAACCTCCTCGGCGGGCGCTGGCGCAGCGCAGGGACTCGGAGAACAGCTGCAAGCAGAGGGAGAGTGTGCCGGGAGCTCCTGCCGAGCCAGCCCCTGGCAAGCAGCAGCATCCCGCTGCAAAGAGACTGTCCCTCCTCCTCGCATCTCTCTCGTCAAAAAACACCGGTGCCCAGGACGCGGCCAGCGAAACCCTAGGTGCCACAGAGAAGGGCAAAAGCCCGGAGTTAGCTGGCAGCCTCGAAAGGAAGGGACGGGCTGCGGCGGAGGAAGAGCCGAAATACGAGAACGTGGCCAGCAGCGGGGCTGATTCGCCCTCCGGCCCCGGCAAAGAGCTGCTGACCACCCCTCCGGCCACCTGA